One genomic region from Polynucleobacter sp. MWH-P3-07-1 encodes:
- the ispG gene encoding flavodoxin-dependent (E)-4-hydroxy-3-methylbut-2-enyl-diphosphate synthase has product MTDPYMHCLPPLPLGPSPKRATRQATVAWKTNLITVGGDAPVRVQSMTNTDTADAVGTAIQVKELARAGSEMVRITVNTPEAAAAVPYIREQLDKMDVLVPLIGDFHYNGHTLLKDFPECAKALSKYRINPGNVGKGAKRDPQFAQMIEAACQYDKPIRIGVNWGSLDQELLASIMDSNAALANPKSAQEVMIEALIQSALQSAEKAVELGMNPNQIMLSCKVSNVQDLVAVYRDLSRRSDYPLHLGLTEAGMGSKGIVSSTAAMAILLQEGIGDTIRVSLTPDPGAPRENEVIVAQEILQTMGLRNFTPMVIACPGCGRTTSTTFQELAADIQSYLRQQMPVWKKTHPGVENMNVAVMGCIVNGPGESKHANIGISLPGTGETPAAPVFVDGVKVKTLRGDNIAQDFQVIVEEYVAQHYATK; this is encoded by the coding sequence ATGACTGATCCCTATATGCATTGCTTACCCCCATTACCGCTTGGACCTAGTCCCAAGAGGGCGACCCGCCAAGCAACAGTAGCTTGGAAAACCAACCTCATCACCGTCGGTGGCGATGCCCCAGTGCGCGTGCAGTCAATGACCAATACGGATACTGCGGATGCAGTTGGTACGGCCATCCAAGTGAAAGAATTAGCACGTGCTGGTTCTGAGATGGTGCGGATTACCGTGAATACTCCTGAGGCTGCAGCAGCAGTTCCCTATATTCGGGAGCAATTAGACAAGATGGATGTCTTGGTGCCATTAATCGGCGACTTCCATTACAACGGCCATACTTTATTAAAAGACTTCCCAGAGTGCGCGAAAGCCTTATCCAAATACCGTATTAATCCCGGGAATGTCGGTAAGGGCGCTAAGCGCGATCCGCAATTTGCCCAAATGATTGAAGCGGCTTGCCAATACGACAAGCCCATTCGGATTGGTGTGAACTGGGGGAGCTTGGATCAAGAACTCTTGGCCAGCATTATGGATAGCAATGCCGCGCTAGCCAATCCGAAGTCGGCACAAGAGGTGATGATTGAAGCATTGATTCAGTCGGCATTGCAATCGGCCGAGAAAGCAGTTGAGCTTGGGATGAACCCCAATCAAATTATGTTGTCTTGCAAAGTCAGTAATGTGCAAGACCTCGTTGCCGTCTATCGTGATCTCTCACGTCGCTCTGACTATCCTTTGCATCTTGGTTTAACCGAGGCTGGCATGGGTAGCAAAGGGATTGTGTCTTCTACTGCAGCCATGGCGATTCTCTTGCAAGAGGGCATTGGCGATACGATTCGTGTTTCCTTAACTCCAGACCCAGGCGCGCCGCGTGAGAATGAAGTGATCGTGGCTCAAGAGATCTTGCAAACCATGGGATTGCGCAATTTCACACCCATGGTGATTGCTTGCCCCGGTTGTGGCCGCACCACAAGCACTACTTTCCAAGAACTGGCTGCCGATATTCAGTCTTACTTGCGTCAGCAAATGCCGGTTTGGAAAAAGACCCACCCTGGCGTTGAGAATATGAACGTTGCGGTAATGGGCTGTATCGTGAATGGCCCTGGTGAGAGTAAGCACGCCAATATCGGTATCTCCTTGCCGGGCACTGGCGAAACCCCCGCAGCCCCAGTATTTGTGGACGGCGTTAAAGTGAAGACGCTCAGAGGTGACAATATCGCTCAGGACTTCCAAGTGATCGTAGAAGAATACGTGGCACAACACTACGCCACCAAATAG
- the rlmN gene encoding 23S rRNA (adenine(2503)-C(2))-methyltransferase RlmN, with translation MAAYVAGLNEKPFRAKQLMQWIHQRGISDINEMSDLAKSFRATLLDKAEVVSLPVIKDEHAHDGTRKWLLDVGAGNAVESVFIPEDDRGTLCISSQAGCAVNCRFCSTGHQGFSRNLTSGEIIGQLWFAEHLLRNDPEAIRRIELYPTPGYEHTGRVISNVVMMGMGEPLLNYDNVVSALHLMLDDRAYGLSRRRVTVSTSGVVPMIDRLAQDCPVALAVSLHAPNDALRDQLVPLNQKYPLKELLDACERYLPFAPRDFLTFEYCMLDGINDSDIQAKELVRLLKNIKCKVNLIPFNPFPESGLKRSTNQRIHAFANILLEAGMVATVRKTRGDDIAAACGQLAGDVVDRTRVRERAVHDSEIVPSKEHKIEWLDRLDSE, from the coding sequence ATGGCGGCGTATGTCGCGGGGTTGAACGAAAAGCCCTTTCGGGCAAAGCAACTGATGCAGTGGATACACCAACGCGGTATATCTGACATCAATGAAATGAGTGATCTGGCTAAAAGCTTCAGAGCGACACTCCTCGATAAAGCCGAAGTTGTTTCACTACCCGTTATCAAAGACGAGCACGCGCATGACGGCACCCGTAAGTGGTTGCTGGATGTGGGGGCTGGCAATGCCGTGGAATCGGTTTTCATTCCGGAAGATGACCGCGGAACTCTATGCATCTCTTCGCAAGCAGGCTGTGCGGTCAATTGCCGTTTTTGCTCCACCGGTCATCAAGGCTTCTCTCGTAACCTTACTTCAGGCGAGATCATTGGCCAGCTCTGGTTTGCAGAGCACCTACTGCGCAATGACCCTGAAGCGATTCGTCGCATTGAACTCTACCCAACCCCAGGCTATGAGCATACGGGTAGGGTGATCTCCAATGTGGTCATGATGGGTATGGGCGAGCCTTTGCTCAATTACGACAATGTCGTGAGTGCCTTGCACCTGATGCTCGATGATCGTGCTTATGGTTTATCTCGTCGTCGTGTCACCGTATCGACTTCTGGCGTAGTGCCGATGATTGATCGACTGGCGCAAGATTGCCCAGTAGCCTTGGCAGTTTCCTTGCACGCACCCAACGATGCCTTGCGTGATCAGCTCGTACCTTTGAACCAAAAGTATCCGCTCAAAGAGCTGCTCGATGCCTGTGAGCGTTATCTGCCTTTTGCTCCCAGAGACTTCTTGACCTTCGAGTACTGCATGCTCGATGGTATTAACGATTCAGATATTCAGGCAAAAGAACTCGTGCGCTTGCTCAAAAACATCAAGTGCAAAGTCAATCTCATCCCTTTTAATCCTTTCCCAGAATCTGGACTAAAGCGTTCTACTAATCAACGCATTCATGCCTTTGCCAATATCTTGCTTGAGGCAGGGATGGTTGCTACGGTCCGCAAGACCCGCGGTGATGATATCGCTGCAGCATGTGGTCAATTAGCTGGTGATGTGGTCGATCGCACCAGAGTGCGTGAACGCGCTGTGCACGATAGTGAAATTGTTCCATCCAAGGAACACAAAATTGAATGGCTGGATCGCTTGGATTCTGAGTAA